The Deltaproteobacteria bacterium genome contains the following window.
TGAATAATCTTGTTGTAAAAATGTTTCTCGTCTTAACGGTTATTGGTGCCATATCAGGCGGCATACTTGCAGGGGTTTTTCATGTTGCTGACCCGCTTATTCAGGCAAACAGGGAGAAAGAACTCAAGGAGGCAATATTTATTGTATTACCGGGGGCAAAGGATTACAAGATTATGGAAAAAGAGATTGATAAAGAAAAGATTACTATATACAAAGGTGTTGATGCAGATGGCAAACCAGTAGGACTGGCATTCATTGCAGACGGAGGCGGATTTCAGGGGAACATACGAATTATGGTGGGGCTGAACACGGATTATCTAAAGCTTAGAGGCATAAAGGTTCTTGAACAGAACGAGACCCCTGGACTTGGGAACAGAATAAAAGAACCTGCATTTGTAGACCAGTTTAAAGGTCTTGAGATTAAGCCGAAGATAGAATATATTAAATACCGCAAGCCTGAAAAACCTAATCAGATAACAGCAATAACCGGCGCCACAATTTCATCGGATGCGGTCGTAAAAAATATAAACAACGCAGTGTCAAGGGTGTTGAAGGCATTTCCGCAGGAAGAGACGGTGAAATAATGGCAGACAACAATTACAATCTCTGGTATGAATTAAAAAAAGGGTTCTGGCAGGAGATACCGCCGTTCAGGCTTGTGCTTGGAACTTGTCCTACTCTTGCTGTTACGAATTCTGTTATCAATGGGGTTGCAATGGGGCTGGCTACATTGTTTGTCTTACTCTGCTCAAATATAACTGTGTCTGCTATCAGAAAGATTGTGCCTGCCCAGGTAAGGATTGCGGCCTATGTTGTCATCATAGCCATGTATGTTACGGTCGCAGATATGTTTCTTGCGGCCATGTTTCCGCCAATATCCAAGGCGCTTGGGCCGTATGTGCCGCTCATTGTGGTAAACTGCATTATTTTGGGAAGGGCAGAGACATTTGCGCAAAAGAATCCGGTATTCCCCTCTATAATGGATGCATTCGGTATCGGCATGGGATTCACAATGAGCCTTGCTGTAATGGGGACAATAAGAGAACTGCTTGGATTTGGCAGCATACTGAATATAAAACTTCTGGGTGATTGGTTTGAGCCGTGGATAGTCATGATACTCCCGGGCGGCGCATTCATTGTGTTCGGATTTTTGGTGGCGCTGGTAAATTATCTGTCAAAAAGAAAGGCTGAAACAATCTGCCATTAAGGAAAATTGCAGATTGAAGATTGAAAAATGCAAAGTTAAAGGAGACTTTAAAATTTACAATTTGCACTTTTCAATTTTCATTTTGCAATGGAGCAAAGCGACATGAAACTAATACTTATATTCATATCAGCATCGCTGATTAATAATTTTGTGCTGACCTACTTCCTCGGCATCTGTCCGTTTCTCGGTGTGTCCAACAAAACAGAGAATGCGCTCAATATGGGGCTTGCTACTACCTTTGTTATGACACTGACCGCCGCGATAACATGGCCCATCTATACTTATCTGATAGTCAGGTTTAATGTGCCATTTCTCGAGTATATCTCTTTCATCATAACCATAGCCGCGCTTGTGCAATTAGTTGAGATGTATATAAGAAAGAGCAGCCCGGCGCTTTACAGGGCATTGGGCATATTCCTCCCTTTGATTACAACAAACTGCGCTGTCCTGGGTCTTGCGCTTTTCATGGTTTTGAGAAAATATAATTATCTGGAGAGCATAATCTTTGGGTTCGGCACAGGGGCAGGTTTTACCCTTGCCATACTTATGATGTCGGGCATCAGGGAAGAATTGGAATTTGCGGATGTGCCGGAGGTATTTCAGGGCGTCTCAATAACATTGATTATTGCCGGCATGCTGGCGCTGGCATTTATGGGATTTGCAGGGCTGATAAGAGGGTAAGTTAAAATGCAAATTGCAAAATGCAAATTGCAGAATGCAAAATTACGGAGGCATTTCCAGATTTTCAATTTGAAATTTGCACTTTGCATTTTCCAATGGAGCAAAGCGACAT
Protein-coding sequences here:
- a CDS encoding RnfABCDGE type electron transport complex subunit G; protein product: MFLVLTVIGAISGGILAGVFHVADPLIQANREKELKEAIFIVLPGAKDYKIMEKEIDKEKITIYKGVDADGKPVGLAFIADGGGFQGNIRIMVGLNTDYLKLRGIKVLEQNETPGLGNRIKEPAFVDQFKGLEIKPKIEYIKYRKPEKPNQITAITGATISSDAVVKNINNAVSRVLKAFPQEETVK
- a CDS encoding electron transport complex subunit E; the protein is MADNNYNLWYELKKGFWQEIPPFRLVLGTCPTLAVTNSVINGVAMGLATLFVLLCSNITVSAIRKIVPAQVRIAAYVVIIAMYVTVADMFLAAMFPPISKALGPYVPLIVVNCIILGRAETFAQKNPVFPSIMDAFGIGMGFTMSLAVMGTIRELLGFGSILNIKLLGDWFEPWIVMILPGGAFIVFGFLVALVNYLSKRKAETICH
- the rsxA gene encoding electron transport complex subunit RsxA — translated: MEQSDMKLILIFISASLINNFVLTYFLGICPFLGVSNKTENALNMGLATTFVMTLTAAITWPIYTYLIVRFNVPFLEYISFIITIAALVQLVEMYIRKSSPALYRALGIFLPLITTNCAVLGLALFMVLRKYNYLESIIFGFGTGAGFTLAILMMSGIREELEFADVPEVFQGVSITLIIAGMLALAFMGFAGLIRG